The following are encoded together in the Blastocatellia bacterium genome:
- a CDS encoding DUF3365 domain-containing protein, producing the protein MAIKSLQNKQLLALVISAMLVLLLCLFVIFQVKEKTILAMEMQKAESLARQVTTLRAFYTDEIVTRAKESGIKVNYDFKDHLGEKLFTETNSSRLYLYSRYPFPSRAAEKKDEFQQQALDKLEKQPQIPFYRMENVNGKMSLRYAVADIMSKSCVECHNANPESPKKDWKESDVRGVIEIVVPVDKTDKEITSFIWQIILVIVLGFALVITSSIFLNRQLLIQPINKLINIAKHIARGNLNVVATELKNKDDEIGLLAKEMNQMVIYLQQASDIADRIAGGDLSLQIELQSTNDTFGDAFQKMVQFLRIVTVKVKSCSDQVKAMSETLAKSGQQLQKDTEMVAAAVQDMASLVEELSTNIKLIAKSVESQASSVVETTTAIQHMSIRMQRIAAGTKDLTQLVGSARGVVKDGRDSVEQASSGMREIHHSITSTADTIYGLGEHAAAIGRIVEVINAIAEQTNLLALNAAIEAARAGQHGLGFGVVAEEVRKLSERTTESAEEIGVLIGGVQRDVAQAAKQMGLSTSLVNDGLEQSSKVVSALSQIEIVVDSVSTTSSYIDNIIIEQSVGTEEILRTTQELTIVTHEIQAASQEQSISTSEIVKSVERVQSAAERNAKLSEQLSVTSREMLSQSEQLAVTLGSFRLPNS; encoded by the coding sequence TGAAATTGTTACTAGGGCTAAAGAGTCAGGCATAAAAGTTAATTATGATTTTAAAGATCATCTAGGCGAAAAGCTTTTTACTGAAACAAATAGTAGTCGATTATACTTATATAGTCGTTATCCTTTTCCTTCTCGTGCAGCAGAAAAAAAAGATGAATTTCAACAGCAAGCATTAGATAAACTAGAAAAACAGCCTCAAATACCTTTTTATCGAATGGAAAATGTAAATGGTAAAATGTCGCTACGTTATGCTGTTGCTGACATAATGAGTAAATCTTGTGTAGAATGTCATAATGCTAACCCAGAGTCACCGAAAAAAGATTGGAAAGAATCAGATGTAAGAGGAGTAATAGAAATAGTAGTTCCTGTAGATAAAACAGATAAAGAAATTACTAGTTTTATTTGGCAGATAATATTAGTAATTGTGCTTGGCTTTGCTTTAGTAATTACTTCTAGTATTTTTCTAAATCGTCAACTTTTAATTCAACCTATAAATAAATTAATTAATATTGCTAAACATATTGCACGAGGAAACTTAAATGTTGTTGCTACTGAGCTAAAAAATAAAGATGATGAAATTGGACTTCTAGCTAAAGAAATGAACCAAATGGTTATTTATCTGCAACAAGCGTCTGATATTGCAGATAGAATTGCAGGAGGCGATCTTAGCTTACAAATAGAGCTTCAGTCTACTAATGACACATTTGGAGATGCTTTCCAAAAAATGGTGCAATTTTTAAGAATAGTTACTGTAAAAGTAAAGAGTTGTTCTGATCAAGTAAAAGCTATGTCAGAAACTTTGGCTAAATCTGGTCAACAACTCCAAAAAGATACAGAAATGGTAGCAGCGGCAGTTCAAGATATGGCTTCTTTAGTTGAAGAGCTTTCTACCAATATAAAACTTATTGCTAAAAGTGTAGAATCGCAAGCTTCTAGTGTAGTAGAAACAACTACTGCAATTCAGCATATGTCTATTCGTATGCAGCGTATTGCTGCTGGAACTAAGGATTTAACACAACTAGTAGGCTCTGCTCGCGGAGTAGTTAAAGATGGACGAGATTCTGTAGAACAAGCTTCTTCAGGGATGAGGGAGATACATCATTCTATAACTAGCACGGCGGACACAATATATGGTTTAGGTGAGCATGCTGCTGCTATTGGAAGAATAGTAGAAGTTATTAATGCTATTGCGGAGCAAACAAATCTTTTAGCCTTAAATGCTGCAATAGAAGCTGCTCGAGCAGGTCAACATGGATTAGGTTTTGGTGTAGTTGCTGAAGAAGTTCGTAAACTCTCAGAACGTACTACAGAATCAGCCGAGGAAATTGGCGTTTTAATTGGTGGAGTACAAAGAGATGTTGCACAAGCAGCAAAACAAATGGGACTTTCTACTAGCCTGGTTAATGATGGACTAGAACAATCTAGTAAAGTTGTTTCTGCTCTTTCACAAATAGAGATAGTGGTGGATAGTGTTTCTACTACATCAAGTTATATTGATAATATTATTATTGAACAATCAGTTGGCACAGAAGAAATCTTACGAACTACACAAGAGTTAACCATTGTTACTCATGAAATACAGGCTGCTAGCCAAGAACAATCTATCTCAACTAGTGAAATAGTTAAATCTGTTGAAAGAGTACAATCAGCCGCCGAACGTAATGCAAAACTTTCTGAACAACTTTCTGTAACTAGTCGTGAAATGCTGTCTCAATCTGAGCAACTAGCCGTTACACTAGGCTCTTTCCGATTACCTAACAGTTAA
- a CDS encoding gamma carbonic anhydrase family protein: MIIEHEGKKPVIDPSAYIAPNAVISGDVTIGPDSRILYGAVITSEGAPVKIGRGVVVMENAVIRGAGGAKQAFPCILEDYVLVGPTAYISGATLEYRAFIGANATVFNGSVVGRNAAVSLGAIVHIQTHLPAETLVPIQHIVIGNPCKLFSPNQAHEVIDELMRRNFREYVFNLKDNEVLAERYAKSLASHLSDKTLSLNDVLAAVNTTNTANTTEIAKNEAKPVRTSSRKKRAN, encoded by the coding sequence ATGATCATTGAACACGAGGGAAAGAAACCTGTTATTGATCCTTCTGCTTATATAGCACCAAATGCAGTTATTTCAGGCGATGTCACCATTGGCCCAGATAGTCGGATTCTTTATGGGGCAGTAATTACTTCTGAGGGTGCGCCAGTAAAAATTGGTCGTGGAGTAGTAGTAATGGAAAATGCTGTAATTCGTGGTGCAGGTGGAGCTAAACAAGCTTTTCCTTGTATTTTAGAAGATTATGTTTTAGTTGGCCCCACAGCTTATATTTCTGGTGCAACTTTAGAATATCGCGCTTTTATTGGTGCTAATGCAACGGTTTTTAATGGCTCAGTAGTTGGACGTAATGCTGCCGTTTCTTTGGGGGCAATTGTACATATTCAAACCCATTTGCCAGCAGAAACTTTAGTTCCTATTCAACATATTGTAATAGGCAATCCTTGTAAGCTATTTTCCCCTAATCAAGCACATGAAGTAATTGATGAGCTTATGAGGCGTAATTTTAGAGAATATGTTTTTAACTTAAAAGATAATGAAGTTTTGGCAGAACGTTATGCTAAAAGTTTAGCCTCACATTTAAGTGATAAAACTTTATCCTTAAATGATGTGTTAGCTGCTGTAAATACAACAAATACAGCAAATACAACAGAAATTGCTAAAAACGAGGCTAAACCAGTGCGTACAAGTAGTCGTAAAAAACGAGCTAATTAA
- a CDS encoding aminopeptidase P N-terminal domain-containing protein, producing MYLRKTSTIRFITLILSLTLLFAAFTINPSQANVSNTVLLAEQPLSEYKVRREKLLEKVRDGIVVVLASEEDDLGVGAKFRQNDNFMYLTGVDVPDSALVLVPKGYQGAKEWLFLPTPNPFMDQWTGPRPDISEQTAQAFGVERVASLKDLPKILGEIAHTADFQKSGEKVYTVVPPSNYTRLVREEKFTEQLRKISATVNLNPIAPFLADQRMLKSEPELSLIKRAIDITEQAHKDVLKNVQPGMFEYELEALILGQFYRNGAQRPAFPCIVGSGINSTILHYEKNRKKIEDNDLIVVDIGAEYNYYAADITRTYPANGRFTPRQREIYKLVLAAQTAAAKAFEPGKSTMHDLDAVARQVMRESSLKDSKGRSLDQFFPHGLGHFVGMYVHDVGDYSRPLPVGSVITIEPGIYLPDEKIGVRIEDDYLVTSTGLVKLSQNVPSEPEALEKLMAK from the coding sequence ATGTATTTAAGAAAAACTTCTACTATTCGCTTTATTACCCTGATTTTATCACTTACTTTATTATTTGCTGCTTTTACAATAAACCCATCTCAAGCAAATGTTTCTAATACTGTACTACTTGCAGAACAACCATTGAGTGAATATAAAGTTAGACGTGAAAAACTACTAGAAAAAGTACGTGATGGTATAGTAGTAGTTTTAGCATCAGAAGAAGATGACCTAGGTGTTGGGGCAAAGTTTCGCCAAAATGATAATTTTATGTATTTAACAGGTGTGGATGTTCCTGACAGTGCTTTGGTACTTGTGCCAAAAGGCTATCAAGGTGCAAAAGAATGGTTGTTTTTACCTACCCCAAACCCTTTTATGGATCAATGGACTGGCCCACGCCCAGATATTTCTGAGCAAACTGCTCAAGCCTTTGGAGTTGAAAGAGTTGCAAGCTTAAAAGATCTACCAAAAATCCTAGGCGAAATAGCTCACACTGCTGATTTTCAAAAGTCAGGGGAAAAAGTTTATACAGTTGTCCCACCTAGCAATTACACTCGTTTAGTTAGAGAAGAAAAATTTACTGAACAGCTACGTAAAATTAGCGCGACAGTAAATCTTAATCCTATAGCTCCATTTTTAGCAGATCAAAGAATGTTAAAAAGTGAGCCAGAACTTTCCTTAATTAAGCGTGCTATTGATATTACAGAACAAGCTCATAAAGATGTACTTAAAAATGTTCAACCTGGAATGTTTGAATATGAGCTAGAAGCTCTTATTTTAGGGCAGTTTTACCGTAATGGAGCGCAGCGTCCTGCTTTTCCTTGTATTGTTGGTTCGGGCATAAACTCAACTATTTTACATTATGAAAAAAATCGTAAGAAAATAGAAGATAATGATTTAATAGTAGTAGATATTGGTGCGGAATATAATTATTATGCTGCTGATATTACACGCACTTATCCAGCAAATGGACGCTTTACCCCACGCCAACGTGAAATTTATAAACTAGTTTTAGCGGCACAAACAGCAGCAGCAAAAGCCTTTGAGCCTGGCAAATCTACTATGCATGACCTAGACGCAGTTGCACGTCAAGTAATGCGTGAAAGTTCGTTAAAAGATTCTAAAGGCAGGTCATTAGACCAATTCTTCCCACATGGCCTTGGGCATTTTGTAGGAATGTATGTTCATGATGTAGGTGATTATAGTCGTCCGCTACCTGTTGGATCAGTGATTACTATTGAGCCTGGGATTTATTTACCAGATGAAAAAATTGGTGTTCGTATAGAGGATGACTACCTAGTTACTAGCACTGGGCTAGTTAAACTCTCTCAAAATGTCCCTAGTGAACCAGAGGCATTAGAAAAGCTAATGGCAAAATAA
- a CDS encoding glycosyltransferase, with the protein MFTQISSLLKLFPIAIQESEQIYRPEVPLLPGLEKFAQTNNISFLYSLDTFDIVIISLYFGILFILSLYGFYRLKLVYLFFRYLPHAPKPKTEFSELPKVTVQLPLFNEMYVVERLIESVAAIDYPRELLEIQVLDDSTDETIAIASCVVEQYKKQGFDIVYLHRTDRTGFKAGALEAGLKSAKGQFVAVFDADFLPRPDCIKKMIHYFTDEKIGMVQMRWSHINGDYSLLTKIQSIMLDGHFVVEQMARNRSGSFFNFNGTAGMWRREAIEYSGGWQHDTLTEDTDLSYRAQLMGWRFVYLLDEDVPAELPVEINAFKAQQRRWAKGLIQVAIKLLGRMLKNDNLPTRVKVEMFFRLTNNIAAPLMILLALLHLPVLIVRYNQGFFHLLLFDVPILLFSSLSVIAFYGSAQYYLHPTTWKKRLKYLPLVMGMGIGLTFSNARAVIEAILGVQSSFVRTPKYKVESRQDNWLSQAMKYRRNMGLIPYLEVLTAIYFVATIYYAFTRSILGTIPFLFIFLFGYGYTGIMSMFQSTWQRFFKTK; encoded by the coding sequence ATGTTTACACAGATAAGCTCACTACTTAAGCTATTTCCTATAGCAATTCAAGAGAGTGAGCAAATTTACCGCCCCGAAGTTCCACTACTTCCAGGACTAGAAAAGTTTGCACAAACCAACAATATAAGTTTTCTATATAGCTTGGATACATTTGACATAGTGATTATTTCACTTTATTTTGGCATCCTTTTTATTTTGTCTTTATATGGATTTTACCGACTAAAATTAGTTTATTTATTTTTTCGCTATCTTCCCCACGCTCCTAAACCGAAAACAGAATTTTCTGAACTACCTAAAGTAACTGTTCAGCTACCGTTATTCAATGAAATGTATGTAGTCGAACGCTTAATAGAATCTGTAGCAGCAATAGACTATCCACGAGAACTGTTAGAAATTCAGGTTTTGGATGATTCAACAGATGAAACTATAGCAATTGCTTCTTGTGTAGTTGAACAGTATAAAAAACAAGGTTTTGATATTGTTTATCTTCACCGTACAGATCGCACAGGTTTTAAGGCAGGAGCATTAGAAGCAGGTCTTAAAAGTGCTAAAGGTCAATTTGTAGCTGTATTTGACGCAGATTTTCTTCCACGTCCAGATTGTATCAAAAAAATGATCCATTATTTTACTGATGAAAAAATTGGTATGGTACAAATGCGTTGGAGTCATATCAATGGTGATTACAGTCTGTTAACTAAAATTCAATCTATTATGCTAGATGGACATTTTGTTGTTGAACAAATGGCACGTAATCGTTCTGGTAGTTTCTTTAATTTTAATGGCACGGCTGGAATGTGGAGACGAGAAGCTATTGAATATTCTGGCGGTTGGCAACACGATACCTTAACAGAAGATACAGATTTAAGTTATCGCGCTCAACTAATGGGCTGGCGATTTGTTTATCTTTTAGATGAAGATGTTCCAGCAGAACTACCTGTAGAAATTAATGCTTTTAAGGCTCAACAACGACGCTGGGCCAAGGGCTTAATTCAAGTAGCTATAAAGCTTCTAGGACGTATGTTAAAAAATGATAACCTCCCTACTAGAGTTAAAGTAGAGATGTTTTTCCGCTTAACTAACAATATTGCAGCACCATTAATGATCTTACTTGCACTACTTCACTTACCTGTGTTGATTGTTCGTTATAATCAAGGTTTCTTCCATTTACTACTTTTTGATGTTCCTATCTTGCTATTTTCCTCACTCTCAGTAATAGCCTTTTATGGTTCAGCACAATATTACTTACACCCTACAACATGGAAAAAGCGATTAAAATATCTACCATTAGTTATGGGAATGGGCATAGGTCTTACTTTTAGCAATGCTCGTGCAGTAATAGAGGCCATTTTAGGCGTACAATCCTCATTTGTACGTACACCTAAATATAAAGTAGAAAGTCGTCAAGATAATTGGCTAAGTCAAGCAATGAAATACCGTCGCAATATGGGCTTAATTCCTTATTTAGAGGTCTTAACAGCTATTTATTTTGTTGCTACTATTTACTATGCTTTTACTAGGTCGATCTTAGGAACAATTCCATTTTTATTTATCTTTTTGTTTGGTTATGGTTATACAGGAATAATGTCAATGTTTCAGTCTACTTGGCAAAGATTTTTTAAGACTAAGTAA
- a CDS encoding TonB-dependent receptor: protein MSLLRFLQSIFLLGFLIFFLNLTVMAQFSGATTGTITGTVKDTDGKILVGVTVETTQIETNLKRTVQLNEKGFYHLLQLPPGTYKIKAELQDFESKEENLVLTIGTTAIIDFELRAKGTSEVVEINSENLILSDKTESSTQFRRQDIEALPINQRNFLQFATLAPRVVLSRTPEASVAVSLLISINNQPSRFNNVTIDGLSNNDASVGNVRSTFSQDVVQEFQVVTDNYSAEFGRALSGVINIVTRGGTNKFKGSLFGLGRTKQTSARNALFSFKPPFERYQFGSSLSGPIKTDKAFFFVGFERFTQNRSLLITVPNILVESAKRRGFSLSNGFVPVSVANTYVFARADYNVTKNNSLWLRYNLDSNYNGEFDGFGGKSDLTNGGFLILDNQAIALNNTYVNPNKNLVNETRFLYTKLDTNIAPYGEGPRVALSSPEGDALFGRSRLLPQPRQDSIYQFVNIVSLVKGKNQIKFGTDFIYTKSTGKISFFSQGSTSFRDLDFTELSGIPNLPKFSSLEAFDPSLRTAEQKAFVSFLSTALPTMFAGFPKNLDLSDFSLPIFFTQGFGPGEIETPTKQFSAFFQDDFRLRENLILKAGIRYDLNRIGGSPKNNGNFSPRLAISYRPISKLNVKAAYGLFFASPLNGPASVVNNFKDDRFSILTLVFPFSLIPFNLPNRRFEETNKPPTPFSEIPQLSVDFVFDPNLRSSYTQQAKFGFEYLLNNTTKLFADYTFIRGIKLFAAREINPVINPTDDPLTSQLTGRLNTNKGSIVEYESAYDSYYNAATFGIERNFSRGISLFAHYTFSKAIDNFIDFTNTDISPMVPNNDKGLSLQDARSTFIFSGVWRSQSKNLWLRNLQISSIMNFTSGRPYNLVTDDLNRDGVPGDRPLGLGRNVGITPGFGSVDMRLSRSLKLSEILKLEVLVEIFNFFNKPNLTTGADESFLPDAQGKFNLPAKKGGRFILPPERRLQAFDPRQVQFGFRLSF from the coding sequence ATGAGTTTATTACGCTTTCTGCAATCAATATTTCTACTAGGGTTTTTAATCTTTTTCCTTAATTTAACTGTAATGGCTCAATTTAGTGGAGCAACTACAGGAACAATTACTGGAACGGTAAAAGATACCGATGGAAAAATCTTAGTTGGTGTTACTGTTGAAACAACACAAATAGAAACTAATCTAAAACGTACTGTTCAATTAAATGAAAAAGGTTTTTATCATTTGCTCCAATTACCTCCAGGTACTTATAAAATTAAGGCTGAATTGCAAGACTTTGAATCAAAAGAAGAAAATCTAGTTCTAACTATTGGAACAACAGCAATTATAGACTTTGAGCTAAGAGCAAAAGGAACAAGTGAAGTTGTTGAAATAAATTCAGAGAATTTGATATTGTCGGACAAAACCGAAAGTAGCACACAATTTCGCCGTCAAGATATCGAAGCTTTACCTATAAACCAACGGAATTTCTTACAATTTGCTACTCTTGCACCTCGTGTTGTACTTAGTCGTACCCCGGAAGCTTCTGTAGCTGTTAGTTTACTTATTTCTATTAATAATCAACCCTCACGCTTTAACAATGTTACTATAGATGGATTAAGTAATAATGATGCTAGTGTAGGAAATGTGCGTTCAACTTTTAGCCAGGATGTTGTACAAGAATTTCAAGTTGTTACAGACAACTACTCAGCCGAATTTGGCCGCGCCTTAAGTGGCGTTATCAATATTGTTACCCGTGGTGGGACAAATAAATTTAAAGGCTCGCTTTTTGGTTTAGGTCGCACAAAACAAACTTCTGCACGAAATGCTCTTTTTAGCTTTAAACCTCCTTTTGAGCGTTATCAATTTGGTAGTAGTTTAAGTGGCCCAATTAAAACAGATAAAGCTTTCTTTTTTGTTGGATTTGAACGTTTTACACAAAATCGTAGTCTGCTAATTACTGTACCTAACATCTTAGTGGAGTCTGCTAAAAGACGGGGCTTTTCTCTTAGCAATGGTTTTGTCCCTGTTTCTGTTGCTAATACTTATGTATTTGCTAGGGCGGATTATAATGTAACAAAAAATAATTCATTGTGGTTACGTTATAACTTAGATTCTAATTACAATGGAGAATTTGATGGTTTTGGTGGCAAGTCAGATTTAACCAATGGTGGCTTTTTAATTTTAGATAATCAAGCTATTGCATTAAATAATACTTATGTTAATCCTAATAAAAATTTAGTAAATGAAACACGCTTTCTTTATACAAAGCTAGACACAAATATTGCTCCTTATGGTGAAGGGCCAAGAGTTGCATTAAGTTCACCTGAAGGAGATGCTTTATTTGGTCGTTCTCGTCTTTTACCACAACCTAGACAAGATTCAATCTACCAATTTGTCAATATTGTTAGTTTAGTTAAAGGTAAGAACCAAATCAAATTTGGTACAGATTTTATTTACACCAAATCTACAGGAAAAATATCATTTTTTAGTCAAGGTAGTACATCGTTTAGGGATCTAGATTTTACAGAACTTTCAGGGATTCCTAACTTACCAAAGTTTAGTAGTCTAGAAGCTTTTGACCCAAGTTTACGTACAGCAGAACAAAAAGCTTTTGTTTCTTTTCTTTCTACAGCACTTCCTACAATGTTTGCTGGGTTTCCTAAAAACTTAGATTTAAGCGATTTTTCTTTACCAATATTTTTTACACAAGGTTTTGGCCCTGGCGAAATAGAAACTCCAACAAAGCAATTTAGTGCATTTTTCCAAGATGATTTTAGACTAAGAGAAAATTTAATACTTAAAGCTGGTATTCGTTATGACTTAAATCGAATAGGAGGATCACCTAAGAATAATGGAAATTTTAGCCCAAGGCTTGCTATTTCTTATCGCCCAATTTCTAAATTAAATGTTAAAGCAGCTTATGGGCTGTTTTTTGCTTCCCCTTTAAATGGGCCGGCTTCAGTGGTAAATAATTTTAAGGATGATAGATTTAGCATATTAACTTTAGTCTTTCCTTTTTCTTTGATTCCTTTTAATCTTCCTAACCGACGTTTTGAAGAAACAAATAAACCACCTACTCCATTTTCTGAGATCCCACAACTAAGTGTGGATTTTGTTTTTGATCCAAATTTACGTAGTAGTTACACCCAACAAGCTAAATTTGGTTTTGAATACCTCTTAAATAACACCACAAAGTTATTTGCAGATTACACTTTTATTAGAGGTATTAAGTTATTTGCAGCTAGAGAGATAAATCCAGTTATTAACCCTACTGACGATCCATTAACTAGCCAACTTACAGGAAGATTAAATACTAATAAAGGTTCTATTGTTGAATATGAATCAGCCTATGATAGTTATTACAATGCAGCTACTTTTGGAATAGAAAGAAACTTTTCTCGTGGAATTAGTTTATTTGCACATTACACATTTTCTAAAGCAATAGATAATTTTATTGATTTTACTAATACAGATATTTCGCCAATGGTTCCAAATAATGATAAAGGGCTTTCCTTACAAGATGCTCGAAGCACCTTTATTTTTTCAGGGGTTTGGCGATCTCAAAGCAAAAATCTATGGCTAAGGAATTTGCAAATTTCTTCGATTATGAATTTTACTAGTGGTAGACCTTATAATTTAGTTACAGATGACTTAAATAGAGATGGCGTTCCTGGGGATCGTCCTCTAGGCTTAGGTCGAAATGTAGGTATTACTCCAGGTTTTGGATCTGTTGATATGCGCCTGAGTCGTAGCTTAAAGCTCTCAGAAATACTAAAATTAGAAGTTTTAGTAGAAATATTTAATTTTTTTAATAAGCCAAATTTAACAACAGGGGCTGATGAAAGTTTTTTACCTGATGCACAAGGTAAATTTAACTTACCTGCTAAAAAAGGTGGTAGATTTATTTTACCTCCTGAAAGAAGGCTTCAAGCCTTTGATCCTAGACAAGTACAATTTGGATTTCGACTTTCTTTCTAA
- a CDS encoding VWA domain-containing protein — MLIRLFAIIIFLIPSLAYSQVVEKQEDIIKFNTNLVVLDAQVIDQKTNKTISGLQKENFILYDENTLEEITFFKEESLPLSIIFLFEVSKTLSPLLEKLRPEEWPITKYIRAEDEVAIMAYGSQTQLVQDFTKDRRTVIKQITKLPEIPGKLIFQREAIFQAAQQMKRAKNPVGRRAIIVITSNFSTEPLLTNGNLATKEETLEQLYQVGATVTGLIFGSFGNKLATELSVRQTPDQILISKLFSKSSISIFASETGGEVNTTNKENFLEKMNAQIEHLRTRYSLAFTPSVSTSETFRKISLKLNKINNEDINEDIKIRTRQGYYPNKSTFINYNQLILPKVILPANFTSPYKVINLMPRFWQIYEQVKNKDIKEQTKELYEIFIKQYPDIFNANNLGVSQANFESEINAKLTIFLFDLKKHILKLQKISNQIVNNFEVNEENFLSRFPDFRWKGTIYFVPILTSFISKQTIINNEQALIFGLDSIAFKNDQNINFWPIFHHELFHLYHQQFQVKAKHLNFEQPLYDFIWQEGLACYIASLLNPETNKGEILQLDFNDKITKISLQTVAKNLRANLNAPTKDIYQNYFGLNSKLDSNISENYVDSGNYLCFLLAEKLVLAQTFPKAIVLEKQNLEKAIDFMLRRVELSQLK; from the coding sequence ATGCTGATTCGTCTATTTGCAATAATAATTTTTTTAATACCTTCTTTAGCTTATAGCCAAGTAGTTGAAAAACAAGAAGATATAATTAAGTTTAATACTAATTTAGTTGTACTTGATGCCCAAGTAATTGACCAAAAAACTAATAAAACCATTAGTGGATTACAGAAAGAAAACTTTATCCTCTATGATGAAAACACTTTAGAGGAAATAACTTTTTTTAAGGAAGAATCCTTACCTTTATCAATAATTTTTCTTTTTGAAGTTAGCAAAACTCTTTCGCCCTTACTAGAAAAATTACGTCCTGAAGAATGGCCTATTACTAAATATATTCGTGCAGAAGATGAAGTAGCAATAATGGCTTATGGCTCACAAACTCAACTAGTACAGGATTTTACCAAAGATAGACGAACAGTAATTAAACAAATTACTAAACTTCCAGAAATTCCAGGTAAGCTAATTTTTCAGCGAGAAGCAATTTTTCAGGCTGCCCAGCAAATGAAACGAGCTAAAAACCCTGTTGGACGGCGTGCAATTATTGTTATTACTAGCAATTTTTCTACTGAACCACTGCTTACAAATGGAAATCTTGCTACTAAGGAAGAAACCCTTGAGCAACTCTATCAAGTTGGTGCAACTGTAACAGGGTTAATATTTGGTAGCTTTGGAAATAAGCTAGCAACAGAATTAAGCGTAAGGCAAACACCGGATCAAATTTTAATTAGCAAGCTTTTTTCTAAAAGCAGTATTAGTATTTTTGCTAGTGAAACAGGCGGCGAAGTTAACACAACCAATAAAGAAAACTTTTTAGAAAAAATGAATGCCCAAATTGAGCATTTACGAACTCGCTATAGCCTAGCTTTTACCCCTAGTGTTAGCACTAGTGAAACCTTTCGTAAAATATCACTAAAACTTAATAAAATAAACAATGAAGATATCAATGAAGATATTAAAATTAGAACTAGGCAAGGTTATTATCCTAATAAATCAACATTTATTAACTATAATCAACTAATTTTACCAAAAGTAATATTACCAGCAAATTTTACTAGTCCATACAAAGTTATAAACCTAATGCCAAGATTTTGGCAAATTTATGAGCAAGTTAAAAATAAAGATATAAAGGAACAAACTAAAGAGCTTTATGAGATATTTATTAAACAATATCCTGATATTTTTAATGCTAATAATTTAGGAGTTTCACAAGCAAATTTTGAATCTGAAATTAATGCTAAACTAACTATTTTTTTATTTGACTTAAAAAAACATATCTTAAAATTACAAAAGATAAGCAATCAAATAGTTAATAATTTTGAAGTTAATGAAGAAAATTTTCTAAGCCGATTTCCTGATTTTCGTTGGAAAGGAACTATTTATTTTGTACCTATTTTAACAAGTTTTATTTCAAAACAAACTATTATTAATAATGAGCAGGCTTTGATTTTTGGATTAGATTCTATAGCATTTAAGAATGATCAAAATATTAATTTTTGGCCTATTTTTCATCATGAGCTTTTTCATCTTTATCATCAGCAATTTCAAGTAAAGGCTAAACACTTAAATTTTGAGCAGCCTTTATATGATTTTATTTGGCAAGAGGGGCTTGCTTGTTATATTGCAAGTCTATTAAATCCAGAAACTAACAAAGGTGAGATTCTACAACTAGATTTTAATGACAAAATAACCAAAATTTCCTTACAAACGGTTGCTAAAAACTTAAGAGCAAACTTAAATGCTCCAACAAAAGATATTTATCAAAACTATTTTGGCTTAAATAGCAAATTAGATAGCAACATAAGCGAAAATTATGTGGATTCGGGCAATTATCTATGTTTTTTGCTAGCAGAAAAGCTAGTTTTAGCACAAACATTTCCTAAAGCTATAGTACTAGAAAAACAAAATCTAGAAAAAGCTATAGACTTTATGCTAAGGCGTGTTGAACTATCCCAGCTAAAATAA